A DNA window from Bacillota bacterium contains the following coding sequences:
- the mnmE gene encoding tRNA uridine-5-carboxymethylaminomethyl(34) synthesis GTPase MnmE, with protein sequence MKVYNNDTIAAISTAVGEGAIGIVRLSGERAVEIASKILRQNNKTSLSDRRSHSIFLASVVDPEDGSLVDEVLVSIMRAPNTYTREDIVEINCHGGAVALRKTLGLALAAGARIADPGEFTKRAFLNGRIDLTQAEAVIDAIRSRTDAALKAAINQLEGGLSRDIGDIAEDIANVLTQIEAAVDFSDEDIETLPKQHLIETLRGAVNKIDRLVRTAVRGRILKEGVKTAIIGRPNVGKSSLLNALLRRERAIVTPVPGTTRDIIEEMVNVRGIPLILTDTAGIRDSNDEVERIGIEFSRKAIKAADIIICVLDASQEICDEDLALISEIGRDTAVLVLNKTDLPQKISRENLQLPGNFKAVVKVSAISGAGVEALEEEIEKILLDGSVGIAGSTIITNARHEQLLEMALGHVREATALIEADQPEEIVSTVLKESLDCLAEITGEAIGDDILGRIFSQFCIGK encoded by the coding sequence CAGTGGGGAGCGCGCGGTTGAAATTGCTAGCAAGATATTAAGGCAAAACAATAAAACGAGCCTATCGGATAGGCGCAGCCACAGCATCTTCTTAGCATCGGTGGTCGATCCCGAAGACGGATCGCTGGTTGATGAGGTTTTGGTCTCAATAATGCGTGCGCCGAACACCTATACAAGAGAAGATATTGTAGAGATTAACTGCCACGGCGGAGCAGTGGCCCTTAGAAAAACGCTTGGCTTAGCACTTGCAGCTGGGGCGAGGATTGCTGATCCAGGGGAGTTTACAAAACGCGCCTTTTTAAACGGAAGAATAGACCTGACGCAGGCTGAGGCTGTAATAGATGCAATAAGGTCTCGCACGGACGCGGCACTAAAAGCCGCCATAAACCAGCTGGAAGGAGGCCTTTCGCGCGATATAGGAGATATTGCAGAAGACATAGCAAATGTACTTACACAAATAGAAGCAGCCGTAGACTTTTCAGATGAAGACATCGAAACACTTCCGAAGCAGCATCTAATCGAAACGCTAAGAGGCGCGGTTAATAAAATAGATCGGTTGGTAAGGACGGCGGTACGGGGCCGGATTTTAAAAGAAGGCGTAAAAACCGCTATAATAGGAAGGCCAAACGTTGGAAAGTCAAGTCTTTTAAATGCATTGCTGCGCAGAGAAAGAGCAATTGTTACCCCTGTTCCGGGGACGACGCGCGATATTATCGAGGAGATGGTAAATGTACGCGGTATCCCACTCATTTTAACCGACACCGCAGGAATTAGAGATTCAAACGACGAGGTTGAAAGGATCGGTATCGAATTTTCCCGAAAAGCTATTAAGGCGGCAGACATAATAATCTGCGTTTTAGATGCAAGCCAGGAGATATGTGACGAGGACTTGGCTCTTATCAGCGAAATCGGTCGGGATACGGCGGTACTAGTTTTAAATAAAACCGATCTGCCGCAAAAGATATCTCGCGAAAATCTACAGCTACCAGGAAACTTTAAGGCAGTCGTAAAAGTCTCGGCGATATCTGGGGCAGGGGTTGAGGCACTTGAGGAAGAGATTGAAAAAATTTTGCTCGATGGAAGTGTGGGGATTGCAGGCTCGACGATAATTACAAATGCACGGCATGAACAATTACTAGAGATGGCGCTTGGCCATGTAAGAGAGGCTACAGCCCTAATCGAAGCAGATCAGCCCGAGGAAATAGTTTCTACGGTTCTAAAGGAATCCCTGGATTGTTTAGCCGAAATTACCGGTGAAGCTATTGGAGATGATATTCTTGGCAGGATATTTAGCCAGTTCTGTATCGGAAAATGA
- the mnmG gene encoding tRNA uridine-5-carboxymethylaminomethyl(34) synthesis enzyme MnmG, which yields MKSLPDTQKKIFDVIVVGAGHAGCEAALAAARMGCSTLLLTISLDTVGWMPCNSSIGGPGRGQLVREIDALGGAMAKIADRNTIHSRRSNTSKGVAVQAPFAIVDKRKYLLSMKNLLENTPNLHLRQALIQDIKPIDGYLILESVFTEEFVGRTVVLAAGTFMHGEIVYGDIMEPAGRYSEVSAPEISEALVRLGFSLGRFKTGTSPRVARKSIDLKAMQAMMPDKSPEPFSFWTEDFNPLSLPCYKTYTTKATEDIILKHLAESPLYNGFACAMGTRYCPSIEDKVIHSQDRERHPVFLQPEGDDQSELYIHGLSTSLPVAVQEKIIRSTPGLEKAEIMRPGYAVMYDFIYPDQLLPSLETKLISGLFTAGQINGTSGYEEAAAQGLIAGINAALKVKGEPPFILDRSQAYIGVLIDDLVTKGVDEPYRMFTSRAEYRLILRSDNADLRLSKFGYKLGLIDEQSYAKVVEKERFIESAVDDNMCEEETFKGEVPGHVIREVTAEKKYKPYIAQEKKKIDEFKQLEDMPIPDDIDYSSIKGLSKEAVQKLSKIRPSTVGQASRIPGLRQSDLQIIRLKALAKPVHY from the coding sequence ATGAAAAGTTTACCAGACACACAAAAGAAAATATTTGATGTTATTGTAGTTGGGGCTGGTCATGCCGGATGTGAGGCAGCGCTGGCTGCTGCACGTATGGGCTGCTCTACGCTGCTTTTAACTATTAGTCTTGATACAGTTGGATGGATGCCGTGCAACTCTTCGATTGGCGGTCCGGGCCGCGGTCAGCTTGTACGGGAAATTGATGCCCTTGGTGGAGCAATGGCAAAAATCGCAGACCGCAATACTATTCATTCAAGGCGTTCAAACACGTCTAAAGGAGTGGCTGTGCAGGCGCCATTTGCAATTGTTGACAAACGAAAATATCTTTTATCGATGAAGAATTTGCTTGAGAACACACCGAACCTGCATCTAAGACAGGCATTAATCCAAGATATTAAACCCATTGATGGTTATTTAATATTAGAATCCGTTTTTACGGAGGAATTTGTGGGAAGAACAGTTGTGCTTGCCGCCGGCACTTTTATGCATGGGGAGATTGTATACGGAGATATTATGGAGCCGGCAGGCCGTTACAGTGAAGTTTCAGCGCCCGAAATATCCGAAGCACTGGTCCGCTTGGGTTTCTCGCTGGGGCGATTTAAAACCGGAACGTCGCCTAGAGTAGCGAGGAAGAGTATAGATTTAAAAGCAATGCAAGCAATGATGCCGGACAAAAGTCCAGAGCCGTTCTCTTTCTGGACAGAGGATTTCAACCCGCTTTCGCTTCCATGTTATAAAACATATACTACTAAGGCTACAGAAGATATTATTCTTAAACATTTGGCAGAATCACCGCTTTATAACGGTTTCGCTTGCGCAATGGGAACCCGGTATTGCCCATCAATAGAGGACAAAGTTATACATAGCCAGGATCGTGAAAGACATCCTGTGTTTCTGCAACCCGAAGGGGATGATCAGAGCGAGCTTTATATACACGGTTTGTCTACCTCTTTACCCGTCGCCGTACAGGAGAAAATCATAAGAAGCACTCCGGGGTTAGAAAAAGCTGAGATAATGAGACCCGGCTATGCGGTTATGTATGACTTTATTTATCCGGATCAGCTTCTACCCTCCCTTGAAACAAAGCTTATCTCAGGTTTATTTACCGCAGGGCAGATAAACGGCACATCTGGATATGAAGAGGCAGCCGCACAAGGATTGATTGCGGGCATAAATGCTGCACTTAAGGTAAAAGGAGAGCCACCTTTTATCCTTGACAGATCCCAGGCTTATATCGGAGTACTTATCGATGACCTTGTCACAAAAGGGGTTGATGAGCCATACAGGATGTTTACTTCCAGAGCCGAATATCGCCTCATCCTAAGGTCGGACAACGCAGATTTAAGGCTATCAAAATTTGGCTATAAGCTTGGTCTAATCGATGAGCAGAGCTATGCAAAGGTTGTGGAAAAAGAGCGGTTTATAGAAAGTGCGGTTGATGACAACATGTGCGAGGAAGAAACATTTAAAGGAGAGGTGCCCGGCCATGTTATAAGAGAAGTAACCGCTGAGAAGAAGTACAAGCCATATATTGCCCAGGAGAAAAAGAAGATAGATGAATTCAAGCAATTAGAAGATATGCCAATACCGGATGATATAGATTATTCTTCAATAAAAGGCTTATCTAAAGAGGCGGTACAGAAACTCTCAAAAATAAGGCCATCGACTGTAGGGCAGGCGTCTAGGATTCCAGGCCTGCGCCAAAGTGACTTACAAATTATAAGGCTAAAAGCGCTGGCAAAGCCTGTTCATTATTAA
- the mnmG gene encoding tRNA uridine-5-carboxymethylaminomethyl(34) synthesis enzyme MnmG codes for MESLLETQRKIFDVIVIGAGHAGCEAALAAARMGCSTLLLTISLDKIALMPCNPAVGGIGKGQIVREIDALGGEMGRNTDHAALQIKVLNRRKGPAVQALRAQTDKKMYEDRMKRVLWNQNNISIAQGTVSKIIVQGGKVTGVRLNNGASFKSKTVIISSGTFLRGQIVIGDIIRQAGRMGELPANDLTSCLIDLGLEIGRFQSATPPRVDFRTIDTSRMIIQPGDDEPLSFSHSAEQVLRKQIPCFLTYTNKNTHRVVKNNLHLSPITTGTVTGHGPRNCPSIDRKIINFPEKESHPVFVEPEGWNTNEMYLQGLTTSLPVAVQEKIIRSTPGLEKAEIMRPGYAVMYDFIYPDQLLPSLETKLISGLFTAGQINGTSGYEEAAAQGLIAGINAALKVKGEPPFILDRSQAYIGVLIDDLVTKGVDEPYRMFTSRAEYRLILRSDNADLRLSKFGYKLGLIDEQSYAKVVEKERFIESAVEKLGRIILPPTDIVNDRLLKIGTTPVSSQVSLLELLKRPEVQIKHLEQFYPELALIPARYKQLLETEVKYEGYIKRQQSQIKQFKRLESKRIPAGIDYNALTGLTIQAREKLARVQPQSIGQASRVSGVSPADINALLIHLEQLTRENRGENADRDTVPNLG; via the coding sequence ATGGAGAGTTTACTAGAAACACAAAGGAAAATATTTGATGTTATTGTAATTGGGGCTGGTCATGCCGGATGTGAGGCAGCGCTGGCTGCTGCACGTATGGGCTGCTCTACGCTGCTTTTAACCATTAGTCTTGACAAAATCGCTCTCATGCCCTGCAATCCTGCTGTTGGTGGAATTGGAAAGGGGCAAATTGTCCGCGAAATAGATGCACTTGGCGGAGAGATGGGCAGAAATACCGATCATGCCGCCCTTCAAATTAAAGTGCTAAATCGTCGAAAAGGCCCTGCGGTTCAGGCCTTGCGAGCTCAAACTGACAAAAAAATGTATGAGGACCGGATGAAGCGCGTGCTTTGGAACCAGAATAATATAAGCATCGCGCAAGGCACTGTATCAAAAATTATTGTTCAGGGTGGCAAAGTCACCGGTGTTCGTTTAAACAACGGCGCTTCATTTAAAAGCAAAACCGTGATCATATCGTCTGGTACATTCTTAAGGGGTCAAATCGTCATAGGAGATATTATTAGGCAAGCGGGCCGCATGGGTGAGCTCCCTGCAAATGACTTGACCTCGTGCCTTATAGATCTAGGCCTTGAAATAGGGCGTTTTCAATCGGCAACCCCTCCTCGTGTAGATTTTCGAACTATCGATACGTCACGGATGATTATACAGCCTGGCGATGATGAACCGCTCTCATTTTCACATTCCGCTGAACAAGTCTTGCGCAAGCAGATACCCTGCTTCCTTACGTATACTAATAAAAATACACATAGGGTTGTAAAAAACAATCTTCATCTCTCGCCAATAACAACAGGTACTGTAACTGGGCACGGCCCGCGGAATTGCCCATCGATTGATCGCAAGATTATTAATTTCCCCGAGAAGGAAAGTCACCCCGTATTTGTAGAACCAGAGGGCTGGAATACAAATGAGATGTATCTTCAGGGACTTACAACCTCTTTACCCGTCGCCGTACAGGAGAAAATCATAAGAAGCACTCCGGGGTTAGAAAAAGCTGAGATAATGAGACCCGGCTATGCGGTTATGTATGACTTTATTTATCCGGATCAGCTTCTACCCTCCCTTGAAACAAAGCTTATCTCAGGTTTATTTACCGCAGGGCAGATAAACGGCACATCTGGATATGAAGAGGCAGCCGCACAAGGATTGATTGCGGGCATAAATGCTGCACTTAAGGTAAAAGGAGAGCCACCTTTTATCCTTGACAGATCCCAGGCTTATATCGGAGTACTTATCGATGACCTTGTCACAAAAGGGGTTGATGAGCCATACAGGATGTTTACTTCCAGAGCCGAATATCGCCTCATCCTAAGGTCGGACAACGCAGATTTAAGGCTATCAAAATTTGGCTATAAGCTTGGTCTAATCGATGAGCAGAGCTATGCAAAGGTTGTGGAAAAAGAGCGGTTTATAGAAAGTGCGGTTGAGAAGCTTGGGCGAATAATTCTTCCCCCAACAGATATAGTGAACGATCGACTGCTTAAAATCGGCACTACCCCTGTTTCAAGTCAAGTATCCCTTCTTGAGCTTTTGAAGCGCCCTGAGGTCCAGATAAAGCATCTTGAGCAATTTTATCCTGAGCTTGCCCTTATTCCTGCACGGTATAAACAACTGCTTGAAACCGAGGTTAAATATGAAGGGTATATAAAACGCCAGCAGTCACAAATAAAGCAGTTTAAACGGCTCGAATCCAAGAGGATCCCAGCTGGTATAGACTATAACGCCCTTACCGGCCTTACTATCCAGGCACGCGAGAAGCTGGCCAGAGTGCAACCGCAATCTATTGGACAGGCCTCTCGAGTTTCCGGCGTGTCCCCAGCGGATATAAATGCGCTCCTGATACACCTGGAACAGCTTACAAGAGAAAACAGGGGGGAAAATGCAGATAGAGACACCGTCCCAAATCTTGGTTAA
- the rsmG gene encoding 16S rRNA (guanine(527)-N(7))-methyltransferase RsmG translates to MQIETPSQILVKGASSMDLSLNEKQLRQFQLYLRELKAWNQHFNLTAINEDRDIVIKHFLDSIAILSKFNIPEECTTVDIGAGAGFPGIPVKILRPDIQLTLIESSQKKARFLAHVIELLDLKDAWVYNGRAEDFGRKKENRERFSLAVSRAVANLTVAVEYALPLLKVGGRFVIYKATHVLEEVSGAEKAIKLLGGRVEEIAKVVIPFLQAERYLVSIVKAAPSPRGYPRKAGLPTKRPLT, encoded by the coding sequence ATGCAGATAGAGACACCGTCCCAAATCTTGGTTAAGGGCGCCTCGTCAATGGACCTTTCTCTTAATGAGAAACAGCTACGCCAGTTTCAACTCTATTTGAGGGAGCTTAAAGCCTGGAACCAGCATTTTAATCTTACAGCAATAAACGAAGACCGGGATATCGTCATCAAGCACTTCCTTGACTCAATTGCAATACTTAGCAAATTCAATATTCCGGAGGAGTGCACGACAGTTGATATAGGGGCCGGCGCCGGTTTCCCTGGCATCCCGGTAAAAATTCTTCGGCCGGATATTCAGCTTACATTAATTGAATCTTCCCAAAAGAAAGCGCGCTTTCTCGCACACGTAATTGAACTGCTGGATTTAAAAGATGCTTGGGTTTATAACGGCCGGGCTGAGGACTTTGGTCGCAAAAAAGAAAACCGCGAGCGATTTTCGCTCGCGGTATCCCGTGCAGTTGCTAACCTCACAGTGGCTGTTGAATATGCGCTACCGCTGTTAAAAGTGGGCGGTCGCTTTGTTATCTACAAAGCGACACACGTTCTTGAGGAGGTTTCGGGTGCCGAGAAGGCTATAAAATTACTTGGCGGTCGCGTTGAAGAGATAGCTAAAGTTGTGATACCATTTCTTCAAGCAGAGCGATACTTAGTATCGATCGTAAAGGCGGCCCCAAGCCCGCGCGGATATCCGCGCAAAGCAGGTCTGCCGACGAAAAGGCCGCTAACATAA
- a CDS encoding AAA family ATPase, which translates to MAIGLFSRRLQQLEVDIKEEQVTATNLFPQEIPAGKRALTLAIVNQKGGVGKSTTAVNLSAYLADMGQKVLLIDFDPQGNTSSGLGIDKKGLRHCIYNSIVDEVPVTNVVINTNIQRLSLVPATVQLAGAEIELVSALSREYRLKRAIEFVKYQYDYIIIDCPPSLGLLTVNALTAADELIIPVQCEFYALEGLSKLLESVRLVKAHLNPELKIAGVLMTMHDIRTRISQQVIDEVKKFFRELVYETVIPRTVRLSEAPSFGVPINRYDAESKGAQAYQQLAREVVERAEKRTR; encoded by the coding sequence ATGGCAATAGGTCTATTTTCCCGTCGTTTGCAGCAGCTGGAAGTCGACATAAAAGAAGAACAGGTTACAGCAACAAATTTATTTCCGCAAGAAATCCCCGCAGGAAAAAGGGCTTTGACACTTGCCATCGTAAACCAAAAGGGTGGCGTTGGCAAAAGCACTACAGCCGTAAATCTTAGCGCTTATCTTGCCGATATGGGGCAAAAGGTTTTGTTGATCGATTTTGACCCCCAGGGTAATACAAGCAGCGGACTGGGCATCGATAAAAAGGGGCTACGCCATTGTATATACAATTCGATTGTGGATGAAGTACCTGTTACGAATGTAGTTATTAATACCAATATTCAGCGCCTCTCCCTGGTTCCTGCAACCGTACAGCTTGCTGGCGCCGAAATTGAGCTCGTGTCTGCATTATCCAGGGAATATAGGCTTAAACGAGCGATAGAGTTTGTAAAATACCAGTATGACTACATAATCATCGATTGCCCGCCCTCTCTGGGCCTATTGACCGTAAACGCACTTACAGCTGCCGATGAACTTATCATCCCGGTGCAATGCGAGTTTTATGCGCTTGAGGGGTTAAGCAAGCTTCTTGAGAGCGTTCGCCTGGTTAAGGCGCACCTTAATCCAGAACTCAAAATCGCTGGCGTTTTGATGACCATGCATGACATCAGGACTCGAATATCGCAGCAGGTTATCGATGAGGTTAAGAAATTTTTTCGGGAGCTTGTCTATGAAACCGTTATACCAAGGACAGTTCGCTTAAGTGAGGCTCCAAGTTTTGGTGTTCCAATAAATCGATATGATGCAGAATCAAAGGGCGCACAGGCATATCAACAATTAGCAAGGGAAGTGGTAGAGCGTGCAGAAAAGAGGACTAGGTAG
- a CDS encoding ParB/RepB/Spo0J family partition protein: MQKRGLGRGLDSLIPSFSPGLGAPMIVDGEEPAVQLKNIAVSKIVPNPNQPRKHFDEAAFAELVASVREHGLLQPVVVRPNGSLFELIAGERRWRAAKEAGVDKVPAIIRPSSDAETLQLALIENLQRQDLNALEEATAYYHLIEDFGFSQEQLAEKVGKSRSAVANTVRLLNLPDLIKKHIVDGKLTAGHARAILSFPREDMQVKLAERVISDGLSVRQAEALAKLWQNPSQRTAKESMPFHHKAMAKRISRKLSARVRIKAQGSKGRIEIHYKSADDLKRIFAMLTGEEAVEPMI; this comes from the coding sequence GTGCAGAAAAGAGGACTAGGTAGAGGCCTGGATTCATTGATACCAAGTTTTAGCCCCGGATTGGGTGCACCGATGATAGTGGACGGCGAGGAACCGGCCGTTCAGTTGAAGAATATTGCCGTGTCTAAAATAGTTCCAAACCCCAACCAGCCGCGAAAGCATTTTGACGAAGCAGCTTTTGCAGAACTTGTAGCTTCCGTGAGGGAGCATGGCCTTCTGCAGCCGGTTGTAGTTAGACCGAACGGCTCCCTGTTTGAGCTAATAGCAGGAGAGCGACGCTGGCGCGCGGCAAAGGAAGCCGGTGTAGATAAAGTTCCGGCAATTATAAGGCCTTCCTCAGATGCTGAAACGCTGCAGCTGGCACTAATCGAAAACCTGCAGCGGCAAGACTTAAACGCACTCGAGGAGGCAACCGCATATTACCATCTCATCGAGGATTTTGGCTTTAGTCAGGAGCAGCTTGCCGAAAAGGTTGGCAAGAGTAGAAGCGCTGTCGCAAACACCGTAAGGTTGCTAAACCTTCCCGATCTGATAAAGAAGCATATTGTAGACGGCAAGCTAACAGCCGGCCATGCAAGGGCTATTCTCTCCTTTCCCAGAGAAGATATGCAGGTAAAGCTTGCTGAGCGCGTTATCAGTGATGGCTTGTCTGTAAGGCAGGCGGAGGCACTGGCCAAGCTTTGGCAGAATCCGAGCCAAAGAACGGCGAAAGAATCCATGCCTTTCCACCATAAGGCTATGGCAAAGAGAATTTCAAGAAAACTATCGGCAAGGGTGCGCATAAAAGCGCAGGGCAGCAAGGGCCGCATTGAGATACATTATAAGAGCGCGGACGATCTAAAGCGTATATTTGCTATGCTTACTGGTGAGGAAGCAGTTGAGCCAATGATTTAG
- a CDS encoding YtxH domain-containing protein, translated as MREKRFGAFEFSLGVLFGMAIGAVIALLMSPRSGAEIRGSIASKSRDFKTMASELFDQAKNGLEAAASQIERAVGLQERSLRRKLDDIRAQLEEYHLNEA; from the coding sequence ATGAGGGAAAAGCGATTTGGTGCATTCGAATTTAGTTTAGGGGTCTTGTTTGGCATGGCGATAGGAGCAGTTATTGCTCTTCTGATGTCACCTCGCTCCGGAGCAGAGATCAGGGGCAGTATTGCCAGCAAATCGCGCGACTTTAAGACGATGGCATCGGAGCTTTTCGATCAAGCCAAAAACGGCCTTGAAGCAGCCGCCTCTCAAATCGAAAGAGCCGTGGGTCTCCAGGAAAGAAGCTTAAGGCGAAAGCTAGATGATATAAGGGCTCAGCTGGAAGAGTATCATCTAAACGAAGCTTAA
- a CDS encoding DedA family protein has product MTVFDLVANAVVAIIEKFGYWAIFVGMFLESACIPVPSEVVMPFSGFASSKGLLSFWMVVAVGSAGQVLGSTATYFIGRSGGRYILERYGKYVLISPRDIGRADKWFEKYGEATVLFTRMMPVVRTFISLPAGISKMGFLKFIIYSTIGIIPWTLLLAFVGIKMGENWDKIRNVFHGLDMVVGIAILVAVFFYLRTHLKHNKEGSRVG; this is encoded by the coding sequence ATGACAGTATTTGACCTGGTTGCAAATGCCGTTGTGGCGATAATCGAAAAATTTGGCTACTGGGCCATATTTGTCGGTATGTTCTTGGAGAGCGCCTGTATTCCGGTGCCATCTGAAGTGGTTATGCCTTTTAGCGGTTTTGCATCATCAAAGGGTCTGCTGTCTTTCTGGATGGTCGTAGCAGTTGGCTCAGCCGGACAGGTTCTGGGGTCAACAGCCACTTATTTTATCGGTAGAAGCGGTGGTAGATATATTCTGGAGCGATATGGCAAGTATGTTTTGATATCTCCGAGAGATATCGGGCGGGCCGATAAGTGGTTTGAGAAATATGGTGAGGCCACCGTGCTATTTACGCGAATGATGCCAGTGGTTCGCACGTTTATCTCGTTGCCCGCAGGGATATCAAAAATGGGCTTCTTAAAGTTTATTATTTACTCAACCATTGGGATCATACCCTGGACGCTTCTTTTGGCTTTTGTCGGCATAAAAATGGGTGAGAACTGGGATAAAATCAGAAATGTGTTTCACGGCCTTGATATGGTTGTTGGCATTGCAATTTTGGTGGCCGTATTCTTCTATCTAAGGACTCACTTAAAGCACAATAAAGAGGGTTCTAGAGTAGGTTAA